The proteins below come from a single Ktedonobacteraceae bacterium genomic window:
- a CDS encoding homoserine O-acetyltransferase, translated as MVAQIDRNGVPVKVEAAPAQVLPAYTTHTFDSLPLQLGGQLGPITLAYETWGTLSATRDNAILITHALTGSSHAHDPEHPGDPKAAWWNPLIGEGRPFDTSRYFVICSNILGGCYGSTGPSSLNPHTGRRYNMDFPVVTIRDMVNAQKRLIEYLGINQLAMVAGGSIGGQQALEWAITYPELVQSAAVVAATARLTAQAIAFSEVQRQAIMTDPLWQCGNYLPGAGPSAGLAIARMLAMITYQSEEAMEMRFARKPATRMSVSSPSGAADLGTRFDVEDYLYYQGDALVRRFDANSYIYISRAMDLYDVSAGYPSMEAALRRLRSKLLFIGIRSDFLFPAAHVRRLAEQVRALDGNANYIELDSPHGHDAFLKEWQQMAAALSTII; from the coding sequence ATGGTGGCCCAGATTGACCGCAATGGCGTTCCGGTCAAGGTAGAAGCAGCGCCGGCGCAGGTACTGCCCGCATATACCACGCATACCTTCGATTCACTCCCCCTACAGTTGGGTGGTCAACTGGGGCCAATCACATTGGCATATGAAACGTGGGGTACTCTGAGTGCCACGCGAGACAATGCTATCTTGATCACGCACGCCCTTACGGGCAGTTCGCACGCTCATGATCCTGAACATCCCGGCGATCCAAAGGCCGCGTGGTGGAATCCATTGATCGGAGAGGGACGCCCTTTCGATACGTCGCGCTACTTCGTGATCTGCTCGAATATCCTGGGAGGGTGTTATGGCAGCACCGGCCCTTCTTCGCTCAATCCACACACAGGCCGCCGCTACAACATGGATTTTCCTGTTGTCACCATTCGTGACATGGTCAACGCCCAAAAGAGGCTGATCGAATACCTTGGTATCAATCAGCTGGCAATGGTTGCCGGTGGCTCAATTGGCGGCCAGCAAGCGCTGGAATGGGCCATCACCTACCCTGAACTGGTGCAAAGCGCCGCGGTGGTAGCGGCGACGGCCCGGCTGACCGCGCAGGCCATCGCCTTCAGCGAGGTGCAGCGACAGGCAATCATGACGGACCCTCTCTGGCAGTGTGGCAACTACTTGCCGGGCGCAGGCCCATCTGCCGGCCTCGCCATCGCCCGTATGCTCGCCATGATTACCTACCAGAGCGAGGAAGCCATGGAGATGCGTTTCGCCCGCAAGCCTGCCACCCGCATGAGCGTTTCCTCGCCCAGCGGCGCGGCTGACCTGGGTACCCGTTTCGATGTAGAGGACTACCTGTACTACCAGGGAGATGCGCTGGTACGGCGTTTCGATGCCAATAGTTACATCTACATCAGCCGTGCCATGGATTTGTATGACGTGAGCGCCGGCTATCCATCGATGGAAGCCGCGCTGCGCCGCCTGCGCAGCAAGCTCCTGTTTATCGGTATTCGCTCAGATTTTCTCTTCCCGGCAGCACATGTGCGCCGCCTGGCGGAGCAGGTTCGCGCCCTGGATGGTAACGCGAACTATATCGAACTTGACTCACCGCACGGCCATGACGCCTTCCTCAAGGAATGGCAACAAATGGCCGCCGCACTTTCCACAATCATCTAG
- a CDS encoding homocysteine synthase: MALNSNRHYGFETLSLHAGQETADSATNARAVPIYQTSSYVFDSPEHAANLFGLKQFGNIYTRIMNPTQDAFERRIAALEGGVGALATASGQSAETLAILNIAQAGDEIISSASLYGGTYNLFHYTLPKLGINVRFVDSRDPENFSSAFNERTKAVFAETVGNPRLDTLDIQKVASIAHEHGVPLIIDNTLPTPYLVQPLKHGADIVIHSATKFIGGHGTSIGGVIVDGGKFDWTNGRFPGLVEPDPSYHGLRFVDALGPLAYIIKARVQLMRDIGPAISPLNSWLFLQGLETLPLRMERHSQNAQRIAEFLEEHEFVDWVSYPGLKSHPQHEIAAKYHTHGYGAIIGFGIKGGLEAGKQLIRHVELFSHLANVGDAKSLIIHPASTTHSQLTPEEQYETGVTPDFVRLSVGLETIDDLIDDLDQALKAATTKASEPASV, from the coding sequence ATGGCTTTGAATAGTAATCGCCACTACGGTTTTGAAACGTTATCTTTGCATGCGGGCCAGGAGACGGCGGATAGCGCCACAAATGCCAGGGCTGTCCCCATCTATCAAACATCCTCCTATGTCTTCGATAGCCCGGAACATGCCGCGAATCTTTTTGGATTGAAGCAATTTGGCAATATCTATACCCGCATTATGAATCCAACCCAGGATGCTTTTGAGCGTCGTATTGCCGCGCTCGAAGGCGGTGTGGGCGCCCTGGCAACCGCGTCCGGTCAATCAGCTGAAACATTGGCCATTCTCAATATTGCCCAGGCCGGCGATGAGATCATCAGTTCGGCCAGCCTGTACGGTGGAACCTATAACCTCTTCCATTATACGCTGCCCAAATTGGGCATCAACGTCCGTTTCGTCGATAGCCGCGACCCGGAAAACTTCAGCTCTGCCTTCAACGAACGCACGAAAGCCGTTTTTGCCGAGACGGTAGGCAATCCACGCCTCGATACGCTCGATATTCAAAAAGTAGCCAGCATCGCTCACGAACACGGTGTGCCCCTGATCATCGATAACACGCTGCCCACGCCATACCTGGTGCAGCCCTTGAAACATGGCGCCGATATCGTCATTCACTCGGCTACCAAGTTCATCGGCGGGCATGGCACATCCATTGGTGGCGTGATCGTCGATGGCGGTAAGTTCGACTGGACGAATGGGCGTTTCCCCGGCCTGGTCGAGCCTGATCCCTCCTATCATGGACTTCGCTTCGTCGACGCCCTTGGCCCGCTTGCTTACATCATCAAGGCACGTGTTCAATTGATGCGCGATATTGGCCCGGCCATCTCCCCTCTGAACTCCTGGCTCTTCCTGCAAGGACTGGAAACGCTGCCCCTGCGCATGGAGCGCCATAGCCAGAATGCCCAGCGCATCGCGGAATTTTTAGAGGAACATGAATTCGTCGATTGGGTCAGCTATCCCGGCCTCAAGAGCCATCCCCAGCACGAGATCGCCGCGAAATACCATACCCATGGCTATGGCGCGATTATCGGCTTTGGTATCAAGGGCGGACTGGAGGCAGGCAAACAGCTCATTCGCCACGTCGAACTATTCTCCCACCTGGCGAACGTCGGCGACGCGAAATCACTCATTATCCATCCCGCCAGCACCACTCACTCGCAGCTGACGCCCGAAGAGCAATATGAAACCGGTGTCACACCCGATTTCGTGCGCCTATCCGTCGGCCTCGAAACCATTGACGACCTGATCGACGACCTGGATCAGGCCCTGAAGGCCGCGACAACGAAGGCCAGCGAGCCGGCCAGTGTGTAA